In Fluviicola taffensis DSM 16823, the following are encoded in one genomic region:
- the rimK gene encoding 30S ribosomal protein S6--L-glutamate ligase, protein MKIAILSRNPQLYSTRRLVEAAEKHGHEAHVINHLLCNIEIEQKGPSLFYGADYLEGFDAVIPRVGASVTFYGTAVVRQFEMMNVFSVNSSRGIVHSRDKLRCLQVLSKEGIGLPKTVFTNYSRNVEHVVSSAGGAPVVLKLLEGTQGLGVVLAENQNAAQSVLEAFNGLKARVIVQEFIKEAGGADIRAFVVDGEVVGAMKRQGKEGEFRSNLHRGGTATILQLTEEEKRTAIKAAEAVGLGVAGVDLLQSSRGPLVLEVNSSPGLEGIERATGVDIAGKIIAFIEKSVTR, encoded by the coding sequence ATGAAAATTGCAATTTTATCACGCAATCCTCAATTATACTCCACGCGTCGTTTGGTTGAAGCAGCAGAAAAACATGGCCACGAAGCTCATGTGATAAATCACTTACTTTGTAATATCGAGATTGAGCAAAAAGGACCTTCTTTGTTTTATGGGGCTGATTATTTGGAAGGTTTTGATGCCGTTATTCCACGAGTAGGAGCTTCTGTTACTTTTTACGGTACAGCCGTGGTTCGACAGTTTGAAATGATGAACGTTTTTTCGGTAAATAGCTCCAGAGGAATCGTTCACTCACGTGATAAACTGCGTTGTTTGCAGGTTCTTTCGAAGGAGGGGATCGGACTTCCGAAGACTGTTTTTACCAATTATTCTCGAAACGTAGAACATGTTGTTTCATCAGCTGGTGGAGCGCCTGTGGTTTTGAAATTATTAGAAGGAACTCAGGGGTTGGGAGTTGTTTTGGCTGAAAACCAAAATGCTGCTCAATCTGTTTTGGAAGCTTTCAACGGATTAAAAGCACGTGTAATCGTTCAGGAGTTTATTAAAGAAGCTGGTGGTGCTGATATTCGTGCATTTGTTGTGGATGGAGAAGTGGTCGGTGCTATGAAACGCCAAGGAAAAGAAGGTGAATTTCGTTCTAATTTACACCGAGGTGGAACAGCAACTATTTTACAATTGACAGAAGAAGAAAAGCGAACAGCAATCAAAGCTGCTGAAGCAGTAGGATTGGGAGTTGCTGGAGTTGATTTACTTCAATCATCTCGCGGACCGCTTGTTTTAGAAGTGAATTCCTCTCCAGGATTGGAAGGTATTGAACGGGCTACAGGTGTTGATATTGCTGGAAAAATAATTGCTTTTATTGAGAAGAGTGTAACAAGATAG
- a CDS encoding succinylglutamate desuccinylase/aspartoacylase family protein — protein sequence MAKKFYILGKEILPGQSVELSMDVAKLHTHTPVQVPVFVERSLKDGPIVLLMAGLHGDEINGMEIIRRVIRKKWNKPNAGTIICLPVFNIFGYLNLKRELPDGRDLNRSFPGSKNGSLASQFAYQFMSQIAPNVDIVIDFHTGSAQRSNIAQVRCLISDPISMELAQVFNPPFIVHSRYIPKSVREALNKMGKKILLFEGGKTNSIDETIVEEGLLGIQRILNHFHMKSFKLESIENETIIIKSSKWLRAPVSGVFHSLVKNGQHVEHGEVLGLVSDPYGSIEKKIKSNSKGYIICTNEAPLVNKGDAIFHIGSAQNQGEIAKDSV from the coding sequence ATGGCTAAAAAATTCTACATACTTGGAAAAGAAATTCTACCTGGACAAAGTGTTGAATTAAGTATGGATGTTGCCAAGTTGCATACACATACGCCTGTTCAGGTTCCTGTTTTCGTGGAGAGATCATTAAAAGATGGGCCAATTGTGCTTTTGATGGCTGGTCTACATGGAGATGAAATCAATGGAATGGAAATTATTCGACGAGTTATTCGGAAAAAATGGAATAAGCCAAATGCTGGAACAATCATCTGTTTGCCTGTTTTTAATATTTTTGGATATCTGAATTTAAAACGTGAATTACCCGATGGACGAGATTTGAACCGCAGTTTTCCTGGTTCAAAAAATGGCTCATTGGCGAGTCAGTTTGCTTATCAATTCATGAGTCAAATTGCTCCAAATGTGGATATTGTCATCGATTTTCACACGGGTTCTGCTCAGCGATCCAATATCGCTCAGGTTCGTTGTTTGATTTCAGATCCAATAAGTATGGAGTTGGCTCAGGTATTCAATCCGCCATTTATTGTTCATTCCAGATATATTCCAAAATCGGTGCGTGAAGCGTTGAACAAAATGGGGAAGAAAATTCTGCTCTTTGAAGGAGGAAAAACGAATTCCATCGATGAAACAATCGTTGAAGAAGGCTTGCTGGGAATACAGCGTATTTTGAATCATTTTCACATGAAAAGCTTTAAGTTGGAATCTATTGAAAATGAAACAATTATTATCAAATCATCCAAATGGTTAAGAGCGCCAGTATCTGGTGTTTTTCATTCGTTGGTTAAAAACGGGCAACACGTTGAGCATGGAGAAGTGCTTGGTTTGGTTAGTGATCCTTATGGTTCTATCGAGAAGAAAATTAAATCGAATTCAAAAGGATATATTATTTGTACCAATGAGGCTCCATTAGTCAATAAAGGAGATGCGATTTTTCATATAGGAAGTGCTCAAAATCAAGGGGAAATAGCAAAAGATTCTGTATGA
- a CDS encoding RNA methyltransferase translates to MKTSNIQGYCAIGIYNGKTDHNIGTLWRSAYILGAAYIFTVGKRYKKQTSDVTRTWARIPYFHYDTLEDLCNNIPYDCCLTAIELTEGAEFLHDFEHPKRAIYLLGSEDQGLPDSVLEKCRKVIKLPGNSSLNVAVTGSIVLHDRAAKLKLELPPNHR, encoded by the coding sequence ATGAAAACTTCCAATATTCAAGGGTACTGCGCAATCGGTATCTATAACGGTAAAACCGATCACAATATAGGAACGCTTTGGAGGTCAGCTTATATATTGGGTGCCGCTTATATTTTTACAGTTGGAAAACGCTATAAGAAACAAACATCTGATGTTACAAGAACCTGGGCTCGGATTCCTTACTTTCATTACGATACTTTGGAAGATTTATGCAATAACATTCCGTATGATTGTTGTTTAACAGCGATTGAATTGACAGAAGGTGCGGAATTTCTGCATGATTTTGAACATCCAAAAAGAGCGATTTACTTGTTGGGGTCTGAAGATCAAGGACTTCCTGATTCTGTTTTAGAAAAGTGTCGAAAAGTAATCAAATTACCTGGAAACTCTTCGCTTAATGTTGCTGTAACTGGTAGTATTGTACTGCACGATAGGGCGGCCAAATTAAAGTTGGAATTGCCTCCGAATCACCGTTAA